Proteins found in one Micropterus dolomieu isolate WLL.071019.BEF.003 ecotype Adirondacks linkage group LG10, ASM2129224v1, whole genome shotgun sequence genomic segment:
- the LOC123978358 gene encoding uncharacterized protein LOC123978358, whose amino-acid sequence MSLLELILIFVLQFEAGILGETTLYKRPGHDVIVPCALTSSSDTTCSSVIWFYRRVLSQTFNEVVNGKVEQTSARAARLSLDARCSLVINNITAEDAGRYTCWQGRTPNNDIHVQLNVLTISPSPPDADPKRDGNITLECSLLRYSDLPPCEQNSIRWVDETGTVLLGEGVGYKLLRQKNCVSVLTVKRQSGHNRRYTCQVVDKKNNVEIEADYTPFFTDPSPDQPYIIIGAVVGMVVVLVIIAAVFIKYRKRVQEAKVTEDVQKPIQQPDELENNLTYVTVSHNQQASLEKKVEEEEVTYSAIRLQ is encoded by the exons ATGTCTCTACTGGAATTAATCCTTATTTTCGTGCTTCAGTTTGAAG CAGGCATCCTTGGAGAAACCACTCTCTATAAAAGACCTGGACATGATGTCATTGTGCCCTGTGCCCTTACATCATCCTCTGACACAACATGCTCCAGTGTTATATGGTTTTACAGAAGAGTATTATCTCAGACTTTCAATGAGGTTGTGAATGGAAAAGTTGAGCAGACCTCAGCCCGAGCTGCCAGGCTGAGTCTGGACGCCAGATGCTCTCTGGTCATTAACAACATCACTGCTGAGGATGCTGGTCGCTACACCTGCTGGCAGGGGAGGACCCCTAATAATGATATACATGTACAGCTCAATGTTCTGACAA tctctccATCTCCACCAGATGCTGATCCAAAGAGGGACGGTAACATCACATTAGAGTGCTCTCTGTTGAGATACAGCGACCTCCCTCCTTGTGAACAGAACAGCATCCGCTGGGTGGATGAGACAGGAACTGTGTTGCTTGGTGAAGGTGTCGGGTACAAGCTCCTCAGACAGAAgaactgtgtttctgttttgactGTGAAGCGTCAGAGTGGCCACAACAGGAGATACACCTGCCAGGTTGTTGATAAGAAGAACAATGTAGAGATAGAGGCTGACTACACACCTTTCTTCACAG ATCCTTCACCTGATCAGCCCTACATCATAATTGGTGCAGTGGTCGGGATGGTGGTAGTGCTGGTTATCATCGCTGCTGTTTTCATAAAATACAGGAAGAGAGTCCAAGAGGCAAAAGTGACAGAGG ATGTTCAAAAACCAATCCAACAGCCT GATGAGCTGGAGAACAATCTGACATATGTGACTGTTAGCCATAATCAGCAGGCCTCTCTGGAGAAAAAG gtcgaggaggaggaggtgactTATTCTGCAATCAGACTCCAATGA
- the LOC123978379 gene encoding cytochrome P450 2K1-like — MEILDVFVQTSSSFSLLGALVVLLLLYLISSSSFNSQEIRKEPPGPKPLLLLGNLLQMDLKIPYNTLLKLSKKYGSVFTVYLGPKKVVVLAGYKTVKEALVNYADEFGDRDPMLIVHEVMKGNGIIWSNGDLWKEMRRFTITNLRDFGMGKKTCEDKIIEELSHLDEVYQTVKVLKYLTSQNTDYAVSNIICSIVYGSRFEYDDPEFTSMVDRTSRNNQLLGTPSVQVYNLFPWIGKWFAGKKEFHKSFAANIKQNLQLFSRLKETLNPQMCRGFVDAFLVHKQNLEESGITNSHFHNENLLITVINLFAAGTNTTATTLRWGLLFMTKYPKIQDQVQEELSRVIGSRQVQVEDRKNLPFTDAVIHETQRLANIAPMALPHKTTQDVTFQGHFIKKGTTVYPLLSSVLYDESEWESPHTFYPAHFLDKDGKFVKRDAFMPFSAGRRICLGESLARMELFIFFTTLLQHFRFTPPPGVSEDELDLSPRVGLSRNPLPHKLCAVSCM, encoded by the exons atggaGATATTAGATGTGTTTGTACAGACATCCAGCTCTTTCTCCCTGTTAGGGGCTCTGGTGGTCCTGCTGCTTCTCTacctcatctcctcctccagcttcaACTCGCAGGAGATCAGGAAAGAACCTCCAGGACCAAAACCACTTCTCCTGCTTGGGAATCTGCTGCAAATGGACCTTAAGATACCCTACAACACATTATTGAAG CTTTCCAAGAAATATGGGTCAGTGTTCACCGTCTATTTGGGACCCAAGAAAGTGGTGGTCCTGGCTGGATACAAGACAGTGAAGGAGGCACTTGTCAACTACGCTGATGAGTTTGGAGACAGAGATCCAATGCTAATTGTGCATGAAGTTATGAAAGGAAATG GTATTATATGGTCCAATGGCGATTTATGGAAGGAGATGAGGCGCTTTACCATAACCAACCTGAGAGACTTTGGGATGGGCAAGAAGACTTGTGAGGACAAAATCAT tgaggagctttctcatcttgat GAAGTTTACCAAACTGTTAAAGTGCTTAAATATTTAACTTCACAGAACACTGAC TATGCAGTCTCTAACATTATCTGCTCCATTGTTTATGGCAGCAGATTTGAATATGACGATCCAGAGTTTACATCCATGGTAGATCGAACAAGCAGAAATAATCAACTATTGGGGACCCCATCAGTACAG gtgtaTAACCTGTTTCCTTGGATTGGAAAATGGTTTGCCGGCAAAAAAGAATTCCATAAATCGTTTGCTGCCAATATTAAACAGAATTTACAGCTGTTCAGTCGTTTGAAAGAGACCCTCAATCCACAGATGTGCAGAGGATTTGTGGATGCGTTTCTGGTCCACAAGCAAAATCTGGAG GAATCTGGGATTACTAACAGTCACTTCCACAATGAAAACCTTTTGATCacagttattaatttgtttgcTGCTGGCACTAATACAACAGCAACTACACTCAGGTGGGGACTGctgtttatgaccaaatatccAAAAATACAGG ACCAGGTCCAGGAGGAGCTGAGCAGGGTGATAGGAAGTCGTCAGGTGCAGGTTGAGGACAGGAAGAACCTGCCCTTCACTGACGCGGTCATCCACGAGACACAGAGACTGGCCAACATCGCCCCCATGGCACTTCCTCATAAAACTACCCAAGATGTCACTTTCCAGGGTCACTTCATTAAGAAG GGGACCACAGTGTATCCTCTCTTGTCATCTGTCCTGTATGATGAGAGTGAGTGGGAGAGCCCACACACCTTTTATCCTGCCCACTTCCTGGACAAAGACGGAAAGTTTGTCAAGCGAGATGCCTTCATGCCTTTTTCTGCAG GCCGCAGGATTTGTCTTGGAGAAAGTCTGGCCAGGATGGAGCTCTTCATCTTTTTCACCACCCTCCTGCAACACTTTCGCTTCACTCCTCCACCTGGAGTTTCAGAGGATGAACTAGATCTGAGTCCACGTGTGGGCTTAAGCCGCAACCCTTTACCTCATAAGCTGTGTGCTGTTTCCTGtatgtga